Proteins encoded in a region of the Mucilaginibacter sabulilitoris genome:
- a CDS encoding HYC_CC_PP family protein — MKKIAVVIITVVYLLSAIGVSASRFYCCGVLKSTTLSLGESHNQAGKYASVPDNCCKTDKQSFKVKDNHMGSDGFSQLAKQFPALHHYLPVYNLSITEKTVVSYAYQSHAPPLGKDTPIYLINCTYRI; from the coding sequence GTGAAAAAGATAGCTGTAGTAATTATAACCGTTGTATACCTGCTTTCCGCAATCGGGGTGTCGGCCAGCCGTTTTTATTGCTGCGGTGTTCTTAAATCTACGACCTTATCACTTGGCGAGTCTCATAACCAGGCAGGCAAATATGCTTCAGTGCCGGACAATTGCTGCAAGACAGATAAGCAATCTTTTAAAGTTAAGGACAATCACATGGGCTCGGACGGCTTTTCACAGCTGGCCAAACAATTCCCTGCCCTGCACCATTATTTACCCGTTTATAATTTAAGTATAACAGAGAAGACCGTGGTGTCATACGCTTATCAAAGCCATGCTCCGCCCTTAGGAAAAGATACCCCTATCTATTTAATAAACTGCACATACCGGATCTGA
- a CDS encoding protein-disulfide reductase DsbD family protein, translating to MVLIFPVSRSFAQDTVATNDIEFTTIPAQKPAAVKSTGTSKDSLKKGSEIKATKPSPPVKQSLWSILLAGFIGGLAAVLMPCIFPMLPMTVSYFTKSSYNRAIAVRKALLYGISIIVIYVVFGLIITVSFGADALNNLATNGVFNFLFFLLLVVFAASFLGAFEITLPSRWVNKMDQKADKGGNAGIFFMAATLALVSFSCTGPIVGTLLVQAATSGALLGPATGMFGFSLALSIPFALFAMFPNLMQAMPKSGGWLNSVKVVLGFLELAFSLKFLSNVDLAYHWHWFDREVFLVLWIVLAALCGMYLLGKLRFAHDSALMYISVPRLFLSIVVLSFAVYMVPGLWGAPLKSVSAFLPPQASQDFDLYTPTLGGGSGSNARIADSKPHKYAELFDRPQGLNPFFDFEEGLAYARSVNKPVMIDFTGHACVNCRKMEASVWPDKTVYGLINNDYVLIQLYVDDKTDLPANEQYVSAFSGKKITTIGARYSDLQASKFQSNSQPFYVLLNPKDESVIVPPQGANYDAAAFAAYLTSGKTALN from the coding sequence ATGGTCCTGATATTTCCTGTCAGCCGCTCTTTTGCGCAAGATACCGTTGCTACTAATGATATTGAATTTACGACGATACCCGCCCAAAAGCCCGCTGCTGTCAAATCCACCGGGACCAGCAAGGACAGCCTGAAAAAGGGTAGCGAAATAAAAGCCACCAAGCCGTCACCGCCGGTCAAACAGAGTCTTTGGTCTATTCTTCTGGCCGGTTTCATTGGTGGCCTCGCGGCGGTACTGATGCCCTGCATATTTCCCATGTTGCCAATGACGGTCAGTTATTTCACGAAAAGTTCCTACAACCGGGCCATCGCAGTAAGGAAAGCTTTACTATATGGTATTTCCATAATTGTGATCTATGTTGTATTTGGGTTGATCATTACCGTTTCGTTTGGTGCGGACGCACTGAATAACCTGGCCACAAACGGTGTGTTTAACTTCCTGTTTTTCCTTTTGCTGGTCGTCTTCGCTGCCTCTTTCTTAGGAGCTTTTGAAATTACACTGCCAAGCCGTTGGGTCAATAAAATGGATCAAAAGGCCGATAAAGGCGGGAATGCGGGTATCTTCTTTATGGCTGCGACGCTTGCGCTGGTTTCTTTCAGCTGTACCGGCCCCATCGTTGGCACGCTGCTCGTACAGGCGGCTACGTCCGGAGCGTTATTAGGCCCGGCGACGGGGATGTTCGGTTTCTCGCTGGCGCTGTCTATTCCCTTTGCATTATTCGCCATGTTCCCCAACCTGATGCAGGCTATGCCCAAATCTGGCGGTTGGCTGAACAGCGTGAAAGTAGTGCTCGGGTTTTTAGAACTGGCGTTTTCTCTGAAATTCCTGAGCAATGTTGACCTGGCCTATCATTGGCACTGGTTTGACCGTGAAGTGTTCCTGGTATTATGGATCGTTTTGGCCGCGCTTTGCGGTATGTATCTCCTGGGAAAACTCAGGTTCGCTCATGATAGCGCCCTGATGTATATTTCGGTTCCCCGTTTATTTCTGTCAATCGTCGTTTTATCCTTTGCGGTATACATGGTACCCGGTTTATGGGGCGCTCCTTTAAAATCGGTTTCGGCTTTCCTGCCGCCTCAGGCCAGCCAGGATTTCGACTTGTATACGCCGACACTCGGCGGCGGTTCAGGATCGAACGCTCGAATTGCAGACAGTAAACCACACAAATATGCCGAGCTTTTTGACCGGCCTCAAGGACTGAACCCATTCTTCGACTTTGAGGAAGGTTTGGCTTATGCGCGTTCGGTAAACAAACCGGTCATGATCGATTTCACCGGCCATGCCTGTGTTAATTGCCGTAAAATGGAAGCCAGCGTTTGGCCGGATAAAACCGTTTACGGATTGATCAATAACGATTATGTGCTGATCCAGTTATATGTGGATGACAAAACGGATCTGCCCGCAAATGAGCAATACGTTTCCGCTTTCAGCGGAAAAAAGATCACCACGATAGGTGCCCGTTACAGCGACCTGCAGGCATCAAAATTTCAGAGTAATTCGCAGCCATTTTACGTGCTGCTCAATCCGAAAGATGAATCGGTTATAGTTCCCCCTCAGGGGGCGAATTATGATGCCGCTGCATTTGCTGCATATCTAACGAGCGGCAAGACAGCTTTGAATTAG